One Spirochaetota bacterium genomic region harbors:
- a CDS encoding type II toxin-antitoxin system prevent-host-death family antitoxin: MDYLKFTDFRNHSKEYFDNVEKGSTYIIIRKGKPIARIVPFAEKTTGWKREIKKIRLRKNADTLEYIKRERDEG; this comes from the coding sequence ATGGATTACCTTAAATTCACGGATTTCAGAAATCACTCGAAAGAATACTTCGATAATGTGGAAAAGGGCAGCACCTATATTATCATACGAAAGGGAAAGCCGATTGCACGAATAGTTCCTTTTGCCGAAAAAACGACGGGTTGGAAAAGGGAAATTAAAAAAATCAGGCTGAGGAAAAACGCGGACACCCTGGAATACATCAAGCGGGAGCGCGATGAGGGATGA
- a CDS encoding YiiX family permuted papain-like enzyme: MARAALVLSIAIPAAGAAPFALLDGDIVFQEARSPQTEAIQRATHSRFSHMGMVFRVNGAWFVFEAIQPVTMTPLESWAARGAGGHYTVKRLRGAAGTLTDAALVKMREAGAGYIGRPYDIYFGWADDRLYCSELVWKVYRYGPGIELCPLRRIRDFDLSHPVVKGTLFERYGNAVPLDEPAVSPGDIFDSPLLETVYER, translated from the coding sequence ATCGCAAGAGCGGCGCTCGTACTCTCGATCGCAATACCGGCCGCGGGGGCCGCGCCCTTCGCGCTTCTTGACGGGGACATCGTGTTCCAGGAGGCGCGATCTCCCCAGACGGAGGCGATCCAGCGCGCGACCCATTCGCGCTTCAGCCACATGGGCATGGTGTTCCGCGTGAACGGCGCGTGGTTCGTGTTCGAGGCGATCCAGCCCGTCACCATGACGCCGCTCGAATCCTGGGCGGCGCGCGGCGCGGGCGGGCATTACACGGTGAAGCGGCTCAGGGGCGCCGCGGGAACACTCACGGACGCGGCGCTCGTGAAAATGCGCGAGGCCGGGGCAGGCTATATTGGCAGGCCCTATGACATTTATTTCGGCTGGGCCGACGACCGGCTCTATTGCTCGGAGCTCGTATGGAAGGTGTACCGGTACGGGCCGGGAATCGAGCTCTGCCCGCTCAGGAGAATCCGTGACTTCGACCTGTCACATCCCGTAGTGAAGGGGACGCTCTTCGAGCGTTATGGGAACGCGGTCCCGCTGGACGAGCCCGCGGTTTCACCCGGCGATATTTTCGATTCCCCGCTTCTCGAGACGGTGTATGAACGATGA
- a CDS encoding PIN domain-containing protein, giving the protein MNLYFDTSAMIKKYIDEKGSGNVDRLFEDAQAIYVSTIAEIEALSTLRRLVKDSVINDEDFRYLKSEIQSDMRYFNVIDIDDQIKKHAIELIEKYQLKSLDSLQLGTAVYVNGEIDYFVSCNDRLLKSGERENLKVLNPLKRM; this is encoded by the coding sequence ATGAACCTCTATTTCGATACCTCCGCCATGATTAAAAAATATATAGATGAAAAAGGTTCCGGGAACGTAGACCGGCTTTTCGAAGATGCCCAGGCGATATATGTCTCGACAATCGCGGAAATCGAAGCGCTCTCCACATTGAGAAGGCTCGTTAAGGATTCCGTTATCAATGACGAGGATTTCAGGTACCTGAAATCCGAAATCCAGTCCGATATGCGTTATTTCAATGTGATCGATATCGACGACCAGATAAAAAAGCATGCGATTGAATTGATTGAAAAATACCAGCTAAAAAGCCTGGATTCGCTACAATTGGGAACCGCGGTATATGTCAACGGTGAAATCGATTACTTCGTCTCATGCAACGACAGACTGTTGAAAAGCGGTGAAAGGGAAAACCTGAAAGTTCTCAACCCGCTTAAAAGAATGTAA